A window of Belonocnema kinseyi isolate 2016_QV_RU_SX_M_011 chromosome 9, B_treatae_v1, whole genome shotgun sequence contains these coding sequences:
- the LOC117180447 gene encoding uncharacterized protein LOC117180447 yields MLEPINCQHKQKQSVNLTPISGYQIPATKISLGSVNGTTSQGVVSLGLGSRVSPLKTTSLPRLELYAALLLAKLYSATVKSLQLQFSKIYFWSDSTIALNWLNTHPHTLKTFEANRVAEIQEKTEGHEWRHVPTHDNPADLISRGQGPQEFLNNKFWSHGPNWLSKKDDAWPQLNIKNHERSEVRECPPMTSLKITLLGTNILERVSSFKKLQSIIAYCFRFFNNLKNKAELTRKSGRLSQTELDAASQAIIKLTQAEEFPKELRALARNQCVDLKSPLVRLNPFLDHGVLRVVGRLVHSNIPDSKKHPIVLPRNHNITTIIIHDEHIKRFHAGHHATLYGVRETYWPVDGRNMMRNIIRQCVTCFRAKPRETNYLMGNLPKDRVSFTRPFEHVGVDYCGPFFVKENRHRNRTKVKTYISIFVCLATKAVHLEIASDLTREAFIACLSRFFSRRGFPSSISSDNAANFVGANNELRNLCKQIASLEQNEGVQNYLTKKGITWNFIPPRAPHFGGLWEASIKSFKLHFTRHNFLKDFNDSCAIMAHGKGPADGIGMGKKRACDESMRFGEDISDF; encoded by the exons TCACGAGTTTCTCCCTTAAAAACTACGTCATTGCCAAGATTGGAATTGTATGCAGCTCTTTTGTTGGCGAAACTATACAGCGCCACTGTAAAATCTTTgcaattgcaattttcaaaaatctatttttggtcTGATTCCACAATTGCCCTCAATTGGTTAAATACGCATCCACATACACTAAAAACGTTTGAAGCCAATCGGGTAGCCGAAATACAAGAAAAAACCGAAGGTCATGAGTGGCGACACGTACCTACTCATGACAATCCTGCTGACTTGATTTCTCGTGGTCAAGGACCTCAggagtttttaaacaataagttttgGTCCCACGGTCCTAACTGGCTTAGCAAAAAAGATGATGCATGGCctcaattaaacataaaaaatcatgaaagaTCGGAAGTCCGCGAATGTCCACCAATGACGTCATTAAAAATCACACTACTAGGAACAAATATCTTGGAAAGGGTCAGTAGCTTTAAAAAACTGCAGTCCATAATCGCGTActgttttcgatttttcaataatctcaaaaacaaGGCTGAATTAACGAGAAAATCAGGTAGACTTTCACAAACGGAACTTGATGCGGCATCACAGGCGATTATTAAATTAACTCAAGCCGAAGAGTTTCCGAAAGAATTGCGTGCTTTAGCGCGTAATCAATGTGTCGATCTAAAGAGTCCTCTTGTTCGATTAAACCCATTTTTAGATCACGGTGTTTTAAGAGTGGTGGGTAGACTCGTTCACTCGAACATTCCTGATTCGAAAAAGCACCCAATCGTTCTTCCAAGAAATCATAATATCACGACAATAATCATTCACGATGAACACATAAAACGTTTTCATGCCGGACATCACGCAACTCTATACGGAGTTCGTGAAACGTATTGGCCCGTTGATGGTCGTAATATGATGAGAAACATCATTAGACAATGCGTAACATGCTTTCGCGCAAAACCTCGTGAGACGAATTATTTGATGGGAAATTTACCCAAAGATCGCGTTTCTTTTACAAGACCCTTTGAGCATGTGGGAGTAGATTATTGTGGAccgttttttgttaaagaaaatcgCCACAGAAATCGTACCAAGGTAAAAACGTATATCTCGATTTTCGTCTGCTTAGCGACAAAGGCAGTGCACTTAGAAATCGCAAGTGATTTAACGAGAGAGGCCTTTATTGCTTGTCTGTCTCGTTTTTTCTCCCGCAGAGGTTTTCCTAGTTCAATTTCGTCTGACAATGCTGCCAATTTTGTTGGGGCAAATAATGAATTAAGGAATCTCTGTAAACAAATCGCGTCACTAGAACAAAATGAAGGGGTACAAAACTACTTGACTAAAAAGGGAATAACATGGAATTTTATACCCCCTAGAGCTCCACACTTCGGTGGTCTTTGGGAAGCgtcaataaaatcctttaaacttcaTTTTACACGG CATAATTTTCTGAAGGATTTCAACGACTCTTGTGCTATAATGGCGCATGGAAAGGGGCCCGCAGATGGAATAGGAATGGGAAAGAAACGTGCTTGTGATGAATCAATGAGATTTGGAGAAGACATTTCCGATTTTTAA